In Zea mays cultivar B73 chromosome 7, Zm-B73-REFERENCE-NAM-5.0, whole genome shotgun sequence, the following proteins share a genomic window:
- the LOC103633052 gene encoding protein DETOXIFICATION 49 — protein sequence MATCRCPEPAQCHHRPLLSTAKGYPKLHDRPRPAPGSVLAEVAAILCLTGPMAGAGILFYMRSLVSMVFLGRLGQLPLAGGSLALGFANITGYSVLSGLAGGMDPVCGQAFGAGRTDLLRTALRRTVLLLLAASVPIAMLWVAMNRVLVSAGQDPDIAATAYAYILCCLPDLVLQCFLHPIRIYLRAQSVTLPLTYGAAAALLLHVPINFLLVSVLGLGVRGVALGGVWTNLNFLLFLVAYVYLRGMYGTHDDDGAKKGASVAAPPAEEVEEEGAKEWWSLVRLCAHSCMSVCLEWWWYEIMVLLCGVLIDPKAAVASMGVLIQTTSLIYIFPHSLGCAVSTRVGHELGARRPERARLVARVGLGLGAALGLVACAFAVSVRGVWARMFTTDEAILKLAAAALPLLGMAELGNCPQTAGCGVLRGSARPGKAARINVSAFYGVGMPVALALAFWAPGLDFRGMWGGMLAAQLVCAALMLRAVLGTDWAEQTERARQLTGGRGDGFDVVGIVDEDKTSHAEAAKAEVGNTLFIVADCVIASSGDGTRTRFMDDLHPRFIRYRFSFFFISFFSFL from the coding sequence ATGGCGACGTGCCGGTGCCCCGAGCCGGCGCAATGCCATCACAGGCCGCTCCTCTCGACGGCCAAGGGCTACCCTAAGCTGCACGACCGCCCAAGGCCGGCGCCCGGCAGCGTCCTCGCCGAGGTGGCCGCCATCCTCTGCCTCACCGGGCCAATGGCCGGCGCGGGGATCCTGTTCTACATGCGCTCCCTCGTGTCCATGGTGTTCCTCGGCCGCCTCGGCCAGCTGCCCCTCGCCGGCGGCTCCCTCGCGCTCGGCTTCGCCAACATCACCGGCTATTCCGTCCTCTCCGGCCTCGCCGGCGGGATGGACCCGGTCTGCGGCCAGGCGTTCGGCGCGGGGCGGACGGACCTCCTCCGCACCGCACTCCGGCGCACTGTTCTGCTGCTCCTGGCCGCGTCCGTGCCCATCGCCATGCTCTGGGTGGCCATGAACCGGGTCCTCGTCTCCGCGGGGCAGGACCCTGACATTGCGGCCACGGCGTACGCCTACATCCTCTGCTGCCTCCCCGACCTCGTGCTGCAGTGCTTCCTCCACCCGATCCGTATCTACCTGCGCGCGCAGTCCGTCACGCTGCCGCTCACctacggcgccgccgccgcgctgctCCTCCACGTGCCCATCAACTTCCTCCTCGTCAGCGTCCTCGGCCTCGGCGTCCGTGGCGTCGCGCTCGGCGGGGTCTGGACCAACCTCAACTTCTTGCTGTTCCTCGTGGCGTACGTCTACCTCCGCGGAATGTACGGCACCCATGACGATGACGGCGCCAAGAAGGGCGCGTCCGTGGCGGCGCCACCAgccgaggaggtggaggaggagggcgCCAAGGAGTGGTGGAGCCTGGTGAGGCTGTGCGCGCACAGCTGCATGTCCgtctgcttggagtggtggtggtacgAGATCATGGTGCTCCTCTGTGGCGTGCTCATCGACCCCAAGGCCGCGGTGGCTTCCATGGGGGTGCTCATACAGACCACGTCGCTGATATACATCTTCCCGCACTCGCTCGGCTGCGCCGTGTCCACGCGAGTCGGGCACGAGCTGGGCGCCCGGAGGCCGGAGCGCGCGCGCCTCGTCGCGCGCGTCGGGCTCGGCCTGGGCGCCGCGCTCGGCCTCGTGGCCTGCGCATTCGCCGTGTCCGTGCGGGGCGTCTGGGCACGGATGTTCACCACCGACGAGGCCATCCTGAAGCTGGCGGCGGCAGCGCTACCGCTGCTCGGCATGGCCGAACTGGGGAACTGCCCGCAGACGGCCGGCTGCGGGGTGCTGCGCGGCAGCGCGAGGCCCGGGAAGGCGGCGAGGATCAACGTCTCGGCGTTCTACGGCGTGGGCATGCCCGTGGCGCTGGCGCTGGCGTTCTGGGCCCCCGGGCTGGACTTCCGCGGGATGTGGGGCGGCATGCTGGCCGCGCAGCTCGTCTGCGCCGCGCTCATGCTGCGCGCCGTGCTCGGCACCGACTGGGCGGAGCAGACGGAGCGCGCCCGCCAGCTCACCGGCGGGCGCGGCGACGGCTTTGACGTCGTCGGCATTGTCGACGAGGACAAAACAAGCCATGCAGAAGCGGCCAAAGCAGAGGTCGGGAACACATTGTTCATAGTGGCGGATTGCGTGATTGCGTCTAGCGGCGACGGAACCAGGACCCGATTCATGGATGATTTGCATCCTCGATTCATTAGATATAGGTTTTCTTTTTTCTTTATtagttttttttcctttttgtaA